The proteins below come from a single Papaver somniferum cultivar HN1 chromosome 11, ASM357369v1, whole genome shotgun sequence genomic window:
- the LOC113321305 gene encoding uncharacterized protein LOC113321305 produces MRDIGSCFSEQVVRISDSSCSNPLNQTCRPPKLIPSIQNVVTCLYKTKFTSSQKQVNNITITISWCKTLIDQGLSITVGDDPSSHHQTLKINTNSRIFRKKKGSKFFEAGGFKIDAFWDLSTARYDSGPEPIDGFYVVIVVDSKYGLLLGDNIDEETITKKFKASISFTQFSMISRKECFSGNTHYSTKAQFCDSGTEHDILIRCGNEDESGYKYPVLSVCIDNKKVIRVKKLQWNFRGNQIIFVDGLLVDLMWDVHDWFFKPTTGYAVFMFRTRSVLDSRLWLQEKVPKDEVEFSLSIYACKNQ; encoded by the coding sequence ATGAGAGATATTGGTTCTTGTTTCAGTGAACAAGTAGTAAGAATATCAGATTCTTCTTGTTCAAATCCATTAAACCAAACATGTCGTCCGCCAAAACTCATCCCATCAATTCAAAATGTAGTAACTTGTCTTTACAAAACAAAGTTTACATCATCCCAGAAACAGGTTAATAACATCACAATCACAATCAGTTGGTGCAAAACTTTAATAGATCAAGGTCTAAGCATAACAGTTGGTGATGATCCATCTTCTCATCATCAAACTTTGAAAATCAACACAAACTCTAGAATTTTCAGGAagaaaaaagggagcaagttctTTGAAGCAGGTGGTTTCAAGATTGATGCTTTCTGGGATCTGTCTACTGCAAGGTATGATTCTGGTCCAGAACCAATAGATGGTTTTTATGTTGTGATTGTAGTGGATTCAAAATATGGTCTATTATTAGGAGACAACATAGATGAAGAGACCATTACAAAAAAGTTCAAAGCTAGTATTTCATTTACTCAATTCAGTATGATTTCAAGAAAAGAATGCTTCTCTGGGAACACACATTATTCAACAAAGGCTCAATTTTGTGATAGTGGTACAGAACATGACATATTGATTAGATGTGGTAATGAAGATGAATCCGGTTATAAATATCCAGTTTTATCTGTATGTATTGACAATAAGAAGGTGATACGTGTGAAGAAATTACAATGGAATTTCAGAGGGAATCAGATTATCTTTGTTGATGGTTTATTAGTTGATTTGATGTGGGATGTTCATGATTGGTTTTTTAAACCCACTACTGGTTATGCTGTGTTTATGTTCAGAACTAGAAGTGTCTTAGACAGTAGATTATGGTTGCAAGAAAAAGTTCCGAAAGATGAAGTTGAGTTTTCTTTGTCGATTTATGCTTGTAAGAATCAATAA